In Melanotaenia boesemani isolate fMelBoe1 chromosome 7, fMelBoe1.pri, whole genome shotgun sequence, a single window of DNA contains:
- the LOC121642870 gene encoding uncharacterized protein LOC121642870 isoform X2 — protein sequence MDRFKRRLRNLRNHHQKCEERFENARAKKDHCPSSSEHTPVKERRGDEPDKACYPPPTPSPSVEDEESLLSSYSGSDADYKPSSPSSSEDEVLAQESESSCHSAPENHHSHSSSETSIWKAKDQKAKDKGHAATPIKGLNSVNERRTSDAGRQQEAHDDGEVPHSAAARSPVKRLWQTARRRHDEDGCGADEDDGINNTIQGFENADGELQEDTNTGKRKMTTAKQKHDDDDLSDGQTGPDIEKTDEMVYQERCGTPPVEQNERSTEKRDDDGWDEKDRKGRVKRQKENVNKRKRQVDDDWDGEERQTADTRSPLKGRKKTAATRERNNLDVPEMEVKKQGKRPWTDKERTAVKRQLAKFIALKKVPAKEDCMMCICKESPVLRTRSWKDVKYFVYNEIVKIKKKLAFCRKHLAVLYCSNQKLHFE from the exons ATGGACAGATTTAAGAGAAGACTTCGAAATTTAAGGAATCACCACCAAAAGTGCGAAGAGAGATTTGAAAATGCTCGG GCCAAAAAGGACCACTGCCCCTCATCAAGTGAACATACACCTGTCAAAGAGAGGCGTGGTGATGAACCTGATAAAGCCTGCTATCCCCCACCAACACCATCACCATCCGTAGAAGATGAGGAGTCTCTGTTATCCAGCTACAGTGGATCTGATGCAGACTACaaaccatcatcaccatcatccagTGAGGATGAGGTCCTTGCACAAGAGTCAGAGTCCTCCTGCCACAGTGCACCTGAGAATCACCACAGTCACTCATCCAGTGAAACTAGTATCTGGAAGGCTAAGGACCAGAAGGCCAAAG ACAAAGGACATGCAGCCACCCCAATCAAAGGTCTGAACAGTGTCAATGAGAGAAGGACGTCGGATGCAGGAAGACAACAGGAAGCTCATGATG ATGGAGAGGTGCCACATTCAGCTGCAGCAAGGTCACCTGTAAAGAGACTATGGCAGACTGCAAGAAgaagacatgatgaagatggtTGTGGTGCTGATGAGGATGATGGGATTAATAACACCATTCAAGGATTTGAAAATGCAG ATGGAGAGTTGCaagaagacacaaacacagggaAACGAAAGATGACTAcagctaaacaaaaacatgatgacGATGATTTGAGTGatggtcaaactggtccagaCATTGAAAAAACAG aTGAAATGGTGTACCAGGAGAGATGTGGAACACCACCTGTTGAGCAAAATGAGCGATCTACCGAGAAACGTGATGATGATGGTTGGG atgaaAAGGATAGAAAAGGGCGTGTTAAGagacaaaaggaaaatgtaaacaaacgaAAGCGTCAAGTTGATGATGACTGGG ATGGAGAGGAGAGACAGACTGCTGACACCAGATCCCCTTTGAAGGGCCGAAAGAAGACTGCAGCTACAAGAGAACGTAATAATCTTG atgTTCCAGAAATGGAAGTCAAGAAACAAGGTAAGAGACCCTGGACTGACAAGGAGAGGACTGCAGTAAAACGACAACTTGCCAAGTTCATCGCACTGAAGAAGGTTCCAGCAAAGGAAGACTGCATGATGTGTATTTGCAAAGAGTCTCCAGTCCTGAGAACACGGTCGTGGAAAGACGTGAAATATTTTGTCTACAATGAAATtgttaaaatcaagaaaaagcTTGCATTTTG CAGGAAACACCTGGCTGTTCTATATTGTTCAAATCAAAAGCTGCATTTTGAATAG
- the LOC121642870 gene encoding protein starmaker-like isoform X3: protein MDRFKRRLRNLRNHHQKCEERFENARAKKDHCPSSSEHTPVKERRGDEPDKACYPPPTPSPSVEDEESLLSSYSGSDADYKPSSPSSSEDEVLAQESESSCHSAPENHHSHSSSETSIWKAKDQKAKDGEVPHSAAARSPVKRLWQTARRRHDEDGCGADEDDGINNTIQGFENADGELQEDTNTGKRKMTTAKQKHDDDDLSDGQTGPDIEKTDEMVYQERCGTPPVEQNERSTEKRDDDGWDEKDRKGRVKRQKENVNKRKRQVDDDWDGEERQTADTRSPLKGRKKTAATRERNNLDVPEMEVKKQGKRPWTDKERTAVKRQLAKFIALKKVPAKEDCMMCICKESPVLRTRSWKDVKYFVYNEIVKIKKKLAFCRKHLAVLYCSNQKLHFE from the exons ATGGACAGATTTAAGAGAAGACTTCGAAATTTAAGGAATCACCACCAAAAGTGCGAAGAGAGATTTGAAAATGCTCGG GCCAAAAAGGACCACTGCCCCTCATCAAGTGAACATACACCTGTCAAAGAGAGGCGTGGTGATGAACCTGATAAAGCCTGCTATCCCCCACCAACACCATCACCATCCGTAGAAGATGAGGAGTCTCTGTTATCCAGCTACAGTGGATCTGATGCAGACTACaaaccatcatcaccatcatccagTGAGGATGAGGTCCTTGCACAAGAGTCAGAGTCCTCCTGCCACAGTGCACCTGAGAATCACCACAGTCACTCATCCAGTGAAACTAGTATCTGGAAGGCTAAGGACCAGAAGGCCAAAG ATGGAGAGGTGCCACATTCAGCTGCAGCAAGGTCACCTGTAAAGAGACTATGGCAGACTGCAAGAAgaagacatgatgaagatggtTGTGGTGCTGATGAGGATGATGGGATTAATAACACCATTCAAGGATTTGAAAATGCAG ATGGAGAGTTGCaagaagacacaaacacagggaAACGAAAGATGACTAcagctaaacaaaaacatgatgacGATGATTTGAGTGatggtcaaactggtccagaCATTGAAAAAACAG aTGAAATGGTGTACCAGGAGAGATGTGGAACACCACCTGTTGAGCAAAATGAGCGATCTACCGAGAAACGTGATGATGATGGTTGGG atgaaAAGGATAGAAAAGGGCGTGTTAAGagacaaaaggaaaatgtaaacaaacgaAAGCGTCAAGTTGATGATGACTGGG ATGGAGAGGAGAGACAGACTGCTGACACCAGATCCCCTTTGAAGGGCCGAAAGAAGACTGCAGCTACAAGAGAACGTAATAATCTTG atgTTCCAGAAATGGAAGTCAAGAAACAAGGTAAGAGACCCTGGACTGACAAGGAGAGGACTGCAGTAAAACGACAACTTGCCAAGTTCATCGCACTGAAGAAGGTTCCAGCAAAGGAAGACTGCATGATGTGTATTTGCAAAGAGTCTCCAGTCCTGAGAACACGGTCGTGGAAAGACGTGAAATATTTTGTCTACAATGAAATtgttaaaatcaagaaaaagcTTGCATTTTG CAGGAAACACCTGGCTGTTCTATATTGTTCAAATCAAAAGCTGCATTTTGAATAG
- the LOC121642870 gene encoding uncharacterized protein LOC121642870 isoform X1, with the protein MNKDIYETLSPVEKQLSQRLTHLVTRGKRGRKVPILLLERTKASLDFLIKKRREVGILEENPFLFARLGTTTNLRGCDCLRRFAEESKAKNPELLRSTKLRKQVATLCQLLNLDSQELEQVARFMGHDIRVHCDYYRQTDKTFQVAKIGKLLFAMEHGAESLKGRTLQTLDSVISDKGHAATPIKGLNSVNERRTSDAGRQQEAHDDGEVPHSAAARSPVKRLWQTARRRHDEDGCGADEDDGINNTIQGFENADEMVYQERCGTPPVEQNERSTEKRDDDGWDEKDRKGRVKRQKENVNKRKRQVDDDWDGEERQTADTRSPLKGRKKTAATRERNNLDVPEMEVKKQGKRPWTDKERTAVKRQLAKFIALKKVPAKEDCMMCICKESPVLRTRSWKDVKYFVYNEIVKIKKKLAFCRKHLAVLYCSNQKLHFE; encoded by the exons ATGAACAAAGACATATATGAGACCTTATCTCCCGTGGAAAAACAATTGAGCCAGAGACTGACACATTTGGTGACACGTgggaagagagggagaaaggTTCCCATCCTACTTCTGGAGCGCACCAAAGCTTCTCTTGACTTCCTCATTAAAAAACGGAGGGAAGTTGGCATACTTGAGGAGAACCCGTTTCTGTTTGCAAGGCTTGGCACAACTACCAATCTTCGTGGGTGTGACTGCCTCAGAAGATTTGCAGAAGAGAGCAAGGCCAAAAACCCAGAACTGCTGAGATCAACAAAATTAAGGAAGCAAGTTGCTACCCTATGTCAGCTTCTCAACCTCGACAGCCAGGAACTCGAGCAAGTTGCTCGATTCATGGGACATGATATCAGGGTCCACTGCGACTATTATCGTCAGACAGATAAAACATTCCAAGTGGCCAAGATTGGCAAACTTCTGTTTGCGATGGAACATGGAGCAGAGTCCCTGAAAGGGAGGACTCTACAAACACTGGACTCTGTTATCAGtg ACAAAGGACATGCAGCCACCCCAATCAAAGGTCTGAACAGTGTCAATGAGAGAAGGACGTCGGATGCAGGAAGACAACAGGAAGCTCATGATG ATGGAGAGGTGCCACATTCAGCTGCAGCAAGGTCACCTGTAAAGAGACTATGGCAGACTGCAAGAAgaagacatgatgaagatggtTGTGGTGCTGATGAGGATGATGGGATTAATAACACCATTCAAGGATTTGAAAATGCAG aTGAAATGGTGTACCAGGAGAGATGTGGAACACCACCTGTTGAGCAAAATGAGCGATCTACCGAGAAACGTGATGATGATGGTTGGG atgaaAAGGATAGAAAAGGGCGTGTTAAGagacaaaaggaaaatgtaaacaaacgaAAGCGTCAAGTTGATGATGACTGGG ATGGAGAGGAGAGACAGACTGCTGACACCAGATCCCCTTTGAAGGGCCGAAAGAAGACTGCAGCTACAAGAGAACGTAATAATCTTG atgTTCCAGAAATGGAAGTCAAGAAACAAGGTAAGAGACCCTGGACTGACAAGGAGAGGACTGCAGTAAAACGACAACTTGCCAAGTTCATCGCACTGAAGAAGGTTCCAGCAAAGGAAGACTGCATGATGTGTATTTGCAAAGAGTCTCCAGTCCTGAGAACACGGTCGTGGAAAGACGTGAAATATTTTGTCTACAATGAAATtgttaaaatcaagaaaaagcTTGCATTTTG CAGGAAACACCTGGCTGTTCTATATTGTTCAAATCAAAAGCTGCATTTTGAATAG